The Oryzias latipes chromosome 16, ASM223467v1 genomic sequence AGTGGCAAACTAActatttatttaacccttgtgctatcctaggcactttaacattggaagttgggtcatctagacccaccaaacagtgctctgaaccttttttcttcaatgatttgtgatcttcactggtgtccatggattacatgaaatctttccacctttatccacctttgtcatggtagggagaacaggtcaatgtaagggtggggtcatttaacacaagggttaaataaaaaatgttaaagttacagcTAACTGTCAATATTCTTCACTGAATTCCTTATTAACCTCACATGTTGTTTCCACTTGTTAATTTACACAATTGGTGCACCAGATGTTTTCACAATCATGGCTGTCCATTTGAAAATTTTAGAGAAATTTGATAAAATGCCCATATCTTCTCTTGAGCAGAACTTTGTTTCCTGCTCTTACATCTTCAGGTGCAGCAAACCATTGCCGCTCCCTTAGAAATGAGGATAGTTAATAATCAGAACACATATGTTAGAATATGCAGAATTCCTTGTGCTTCACTTATCTCCACCAGCCCAGACTATAACCACTAAAAGTAAGACCaaaatgacagttttgactttattacaaattaataacagTAAAGAAAGAGAGAGGTTAACTTCAAGGACTACAATTTCTCTGTgtattaaatgaaaatataggTGGTTTCAGCCTCGCAAAgacagaaatgtgtgaaagaCCGTAGAAGGGTAAAGACAGAGCACCTGTCCAGCACCAAcctggagcagggagctggacTTGCACATGTTGTTCCTTTATTAAAAGTGTTTTCTGCAGGGTGTGTGTCACTGTATCAGGTCACCACTGCACACCGACACACTGCTGTTATGGTTGACCTCAATGAGCACATTCAGTGGAAAACctgtattaaaataaacaaaaaggctTTGCTGTTGTGTATAATAAACTTTTTCTTGCTGTTCTACTTCAGAGTTTTgagtttctaaataaaatgcattaggGTGTGGTAGCTTGCAGCATGAACCCAGATGGAATTCCATCAAAAGCTGCATGACTCAAACACTGaaggctttaacccttgtgctatcctaggcactttagcattgggagttgggtcatctagacccactagacagtgcgctgaaccttttttcttcaatgatttgtgatcttcactggtgtccatggattacatgaaatctttccacctttatccacctttgtcatggtagggagaacacttcaatgtaagggtggggtcatctaagatagcacaagggttaaatgaggaCCTAAGCAGATCCTCAGAATGGTCTTTAGATGCATCGGCATATTAAATGTCACATTATTAACATTAGGaggaacattaaaaaataagacaGATACTTGCTGCTAatgaaaaaagattgaaaaagtgacaactttctttgttttagctGCTGAACCAGGTTCAGGCCCGGCTTGTTCAACCTGTTTGCTGCTTCAAAAATCTTGCTTGTTATTCAGGAAGATGTCCACATTCCTCCAGATGGTTTGGAGTTTTTAGCTGACTTCTCCCTTCATCAGGGTTACAGAAATGAAGTAAGAAAGACTTGAGAAGACGTTCTATGTCTTTTAAATGACAGGCGGAGcacagaaaaacaaggaaacctattgtttttatcaacacATTCTCTAAAGGAAAGGACATTCCCACTAAAGGAAAGGACATTACCAGCTACCAAAGTTAGTTCATCCTGTGGTTGGTAAACAATTTTTatattctatttttaaattcatgatcagaaaagtaaaatttgtgttcttgaaataaaaaatcttgttctattttgtaaatttgagatgtgttttctttttgacaaatttAATATCACTTGTTTATGTCCTTTTGTATAAAAATtgaaaaggttatttttttaatatccaAAATTCACAGATCACTCAATGGAACAAGAATCACAGATCGTACGTTAATCAAGGACAGGAGGAAcgaaaaaatggaaagaatggAAAGAACAAAGTCTTTGTCATTGACAATACTATTTCTGGTGGTCCTTTACAAGAACCCACTCGCCTCAGGTAACTTAGACAGATTTGCAAAAAATATTAGTTTGGAATTGTTTCActataaaaagctttaaatcatACCAATTTATTTTGGTACGGTTTTCTCTGGTAAGAAAACAACCTGTCAAACAACAAATAtagaacaaaatataaaatctatgaaaatcaaataaaatcacaaatcagACAATTAAAGTGCTGTCATACGCAaggaaaatcaatttaaaaaggtcattttatCTCAAAGAAACATGTCTTGTTACAAGTTTtgtaaatcatttaaattgCAATTTACAATTTGTGTTAATGAATATTGTaggttttgatttgtttttgagtGTGTAAACAGCACTACATATTTTAATAGGATTTGAAAGATTtcaaaaaaactccaaaaatgcttcaataatgaggaaataaagaaGTTACATGTTCACTGTTTTTCCAGACAGTTATGTGCAAAAATAATCCAGTTTCCCACAGCGATTACTGCAAAATGACCATATTGACTGTCATTAGTGTTTTTCAGTCTCTAAGACTCTCAGCTACATTTACAGAGATCTGTGTCAGTCTTCCTCATTGTTCTGTTACGAGTCTTTCTTGCCtttcaagaaaaaacataaGGGGAAAATGTTGTGTTTCCAGTTCAGTCTCACGTGGTTTGAAAGGACCACGATTTGCTtgattttcctttagtttaacCAAAATCCAAACCTTCTGGTTTTAAACTTGATCTTTTGTCATCTGTTGCTATTTACTTCGTAAACTTCCCTGTTGCTAACACGCATATCATCCAATCCAGCACAAAACTTCACAACAGTTGTTTCGTCTGCTGAgaccacaacaacaaatcctcCGGTCCCTGGTTACCAAACCATTCCAGCTAATGTGACAGTGGCTGTGGGAGAACCTGTGGAGTTTAGATGTGGAGTGTCTAAACAATCTCCAAACCTTACATTAACTCTTTATGGTAGCCATGGGAACTACAGCCTCAAATGTCCAAATGACCACATAGAAGATATTCCCCAGGTGAGGCACAAATCTGCTGCAAATTCCATTTACATTGAACCAATGTCAATTTGTTAaatttgttgttgattttttgtgattttacttACAAAAGTTGAAGGATTGCACACGTAATGAGTGTTTTTTTGCTATGCTGGTCTCAGATGTAGCATTTTATTGTTTAGTATAATTGTTCTTGTAGTGTTGTTGTCATATATGTCTGAACTAGATGCATCCCCTTTCCCTGCTGTGTGCTCAGGCTCTCAGTGGAAACTGCTACATAAAGGATGGGGAGTCACTGGCTGTGTGGACTCTGAAGGGAACAGCCTTCCCTGACAACGGCACAAGAGTCATTTGTCAGCAGGAAAACAACCCTAAAGCACCTTCTGCTGTCCTGCATCTTTATGGTAATGCACAGAATTATCTCTGAGTCATGGACCTGTGCAATGCATAATCACACCAACTTAAGTCACATTGCCTTAACCTCACTGTTGGagagaacaaaccattttactcCTCCTTTTTCTATTCTCTATTTAAGATAATGGCTCCTCGTACGCAGCTCTTATTGGATGTTGCGTCGGGGGATTCTTTGGGATCCTGTTGGTGTTTGGTCTGATGTTCCTCATTTTAAGAAATTCTGCACTACCAACTCAGTGTCTCGGTAAGCAGTGTTTCACTGAacgaatgtaaaaaaataaaatttggaaACTCACCTGCCCAACTTAAtgcttatttctgtttttagagAGAGGCCCAGAGGACGACTTGGATGAAATAATAAAGGAATAACAGAAGGCTTGAGAAACTCCAGAAAGAAATGTGGTTTGAATAATCCAATTCAAGTTCCATTATGAAGAtgttttgtgtaaataaatgtccaaaaataagaataaatctAAAGTGAAGTGAAGCTGCATTACAACAATAACAAATTAGAGTTTTCATTTGACTCTCAGTTCACTGTTTTAATGGCTGCAAATGAAATTGGCCAAAAGTGATCAGCTGTTCTGCAGCAGGAGCCTGTTACAGAAATTGTGGTAACAATACAGAGGAGATAATCACAGAGATCCTTCTGTATGAAAAAAGAGATGAACACCAGCTGAAAACTGAGTCACTCTAAACTTTTCTAAGTACCGGTATTAACAATTTTTGCTGTTTCTACCTGTTTGGTCAGTTTACTGCAGTTACACAGTTTTCCCACTTGAGGGAAGCACTGAGATAAAGAAAAGGTCATCATAGATTGCAAACTGAAAGCATGCTTCCCCACgccagttttatttgttttttgtttgtttctatgtaaaaaataacaaagaaaaggggggggggggggggttaagatcaaatataataataacTTAGTCTTTCGCATTGCACTAACTAATGAAGGAATGGAAGGTTTGAAGTGAATTCTGTCCTACCTCTAGAATTTACCCTTTGCAtttatttgcagtttttgttgtgGGGGTTTTGTGAATGCCCCCCTTTATTAAATATATACAAGTCTAAATCACCCTGTATCtataaagttgtattttttcaaaCGTCACCAGACATCAAGTACCTTAAAGTTTAACCCAGAAAACTTTAGTCTGTTCAAAACAGGTTGAAGCAGAATGTTCCTTCAAATGAAGCCTGTCAATTCAGCGGCATGAAGGACACTGTGGAGAAAATAAGCATGCTCATTGAGTT encodes the following:
- the LOC101168235 gene encoding uncharacterized protein LOC101168235; protein product: MERMERTKSLSLTILFLVVLYKNPLASAQNFTTVVSSAETTTTNPPVPGYQTIPANVTVAVGEPVEFRCGVSKQSPNLTLTLYGSHGNYSLKCPNDHIEDIPQALSGNCYIKDGESLAVWTLKGTAFPDNGTRVICQQENNPKAPSAVLHLYDNGSSYAALIGCCVGGFFGILLVFGLMFLILRNSALPTQCLERGPEDDLDEIIKE